A stretch of the Planktothricoides raciborskii GIHE-MW2 genome encodes the following:
- a CDS encoding malic enzyme-like NAD(P)-binding protein, which yields MVNLTPNSSFSLTMRLQLPNRTGMLAQVTQAIASVGGSLGQIDLISQDRSSIIRDVTVDAASCEHAQQITQAVKNLPNIKVINIYDRTFNMHRGGKIRMENKIPLATQADLAMAYTPGVGRICLEIKENPEQVNNLTIKNNTVAIISDGSAVLGLGNLGPAAALPVMEGKAMLFKAFAGIDAFPICLDTQDTDQIVQTVKNIVPVFGGVNLEDISAPRCFEIEARLRQELDIPVFHDDQHGTAIVSLAALINALKVVNKSMDKVRIVMNGAGAAGVSVARILRTSGAKYISMCDSKGIIARDRPNLTEEKREFAAEKGGSLADALVGADVFIGLSAPGVLTPEMVGTMAKNPIIFAMANPIPEIQPELVADKVAVIATGRSDYPNQINNVLAFPGIFRGALDCRATTITDSMYLSAAEAIAALVSPAELDSEHIIPSVFDRRVVPAVSAAVQQAARQEGIARA from the coding sequence TGGTCAATTTGACCCCAAATTCTAGTTTTAGTTTAACTATGCGCTTACAGCTTCCCAATCGCACGGGTATGCTGGCTCAAGTCACTCAGGCGATCGCTTCAGTCGGGGGCAGCCTGGGTCAAATAGACTTAATTTCCCAAGACCGATCGAGCATCATCCGGGATGTCACCGTAGATGCGGCAAGCTGCGAGCACGCCCAACAAATTACTCAAGCAGTCAAGAACCTACCTAATATTAAAGTTATCAATATATACGATCGCACCTTTAATATGCATCGTGGGGGCAAAATCCGGATGGAAAACAAAATTCCTCTAGCGACCCAAGCGGACTTGGCCATGGCGTACACCCCAGGAGTAGGGCGAATTTGTCTAGAAATCAAGGAAAATCCCGAACAAGTAAACAATCTCACCATCAAAAACAATACAGTGGCGATCATCAGCGATGGCTCGGCAGTGTTGGGATTGGGCAACCTCGGCCCTGCAGCCGCTTTGCCTGTGATGGAAGGCAAAGCCATGCTGTTTAAAGCCTTTGCCGGAATCGATGCCTTTCCCATTTGTCTGGACACCCAAGATACAGATCAAATAGTCCAAACAGTGAAAAATATCGTCCCCGTATTTGGTGGGGTCAACCTAGAAGATATTAGTGCCCCTCGGTGTTTTGAGATTGAAGCCAGATTACGCCAGGAACTAGATATTCCCGTGTTTCACGATGACCAACATGGCACGGCCATTGTCTCTTTGGCGGCTTTAATTAATGCCTTGAAAGTTGTCAATAAATCAATGGACAAAGTGCGGATTGTGATGAATGGCGCAGGAGCGGCAGGAGTGTCCGTTGCCCGGATACTGCGTACATCTGGAGCCAAATATATCTCTATGTGCGATTCCAAGGGAATAATTGCCCGCGATCGCCCCAATTTAACCGAGGAAAAACGGGAATTTGCCGCAGAAAAAGGCGGCAGTCTAGCCGATGCCCTAGTCGGTGCCGATGTCTTTATTGGCTTAAGTGCGCCTGGAGTTCTCACCCCAGAAATGGTCGGAACAATGGCCAAAAACCCCATCATCTTTGCGATGGCCAACCCCATTCCGGAAATTCAGCCCGAATTAGTTGCCGACAAGGTGGCCGTCATCGCTACCGGACGCAGTGACTACCCCAATCAAATTAACAATGTCTTAGCCTTTCCGGGAATTTTTCGCGGCGCCCTCGACTGTCGAGCCACCACAATTACTGACTCTATGTATCTAAGCGCCGCTGAGGCGATCGCCGC